GCGTTTCCCGCGCCTTCGACGTCCTGTGCGAGCGTCTGCGCGGGTGCGTCCGGACCGGCGGGCAGGTCGCCGATCACGAGCCGCGGCACCGTATTGTCCGCTTCCCGACGACGCAGCGGCACGTCGGCGAGATCGGTCCACGTCGGGTTCGGAATCTCGCCGAAAAGCTGCCGCAGGCGCTCGCCCCACGTGCGGTTGATCATCTGGTAGTACGCGCTGTTGTTGTCGAGCGTGGCGAAACGCGTGACACGCAGCGCGTCCCTTTCATACACCAGAAGATCCAGCGGCAAACCGACCGAGAGATTCGAGCGCAGCGTCGAATCCATGGAAATGAGCGCGCATTTCGCGGCTTCGTCGAGCGGCGACGCCGGCGTGATCACGCGGTCGATGATCGGCTTGCCATACTTCGATTCGCCGATCTGAAAATAAGGCGACACGCGCGTCGATTCGATGAAATTGCCGGCCGCGTACACCATGAAGAGGCGCGGACCCTGCCCGCGAATCTGCCCGCCAAGAATAAAGCTGCAATTGAAGTCGACGCTGAATTCCGCGAGCGACAGCGCATCGCGCCGATGCACTTCGCGCACGGCATCGCCCACAATGCGCGCGGCTTCCGCCATCGTGCTACAGCTATAGAGCGTCGGCGCGTGATGGTCGGCGGGCTCGGAGAGCAATTGCGTCACCGCTTGCGTGAGCGCGAGGTTGCCGGCGGCAAGCAGCACGATCACGCGCTCGCCCGGCTGCTCGAAAACAGCCATCTTGCGAGCGGCGCTGACGTGGTCGACGCCAGCGTTGGTGCGCGTGTCGGACAAGAAGACGAGACCCTCGTCCACGCACATGCCCACGCAGTAAGTCATGTCGAAATTTCCGAAAACAAAAAGCCAAGCCACTATTGTACTGATCTGCCTGCGCATCGCATCGCGTATGCACGTTTTTGCTTAACGGCAATTGCACGCCGCGGCTTGAGCATGAATGCAAATGCGCTTTTCGCGCTAGACTCGGCGCACCCCGGCCTCTTTCGTCCCCGCTGCCTTCATGCAAGAAGATTTCCTCGCCGATGCCCTCCTCGCCGGGCTCGCGCGTCCCATTGTTTTCGTCGACCTCGAAACCACGGGCAGCGATGCAACCGTGGACCGTATCACCGAAATCGGCGTCGTCGAGGCGAGCACGGCGGGCATCGAGCGATGGAGCGTGCTCGTCGATCCGGGCGTGCCGGTGCCGCCGTTCGTCTCGCGCCTCACGGGTATCGACGACGCCATGCTGCGCGGTCAGCCGACG
This genomic interval from Caballeronia sp. LZ062 contains the following:
- a CDS encoding proteasome-type protease is translated as MTYCVGMCVDEGLVFLSDTRTNAGVDHVSAARKMAVFEQPGERVIVLLAAGNLALTQAVTQLLSEPADHHAPTLYSCSTMAEAARIVGDAVREVHRRDALSLAEFSVDFNCSFILGGQIRGQGPRLFMVYAAGNFIESTRVSPYFQIGESKYGKPIIDRVITPASPLDEAAKCALISMDSTLRSNLSVGLPLDLLVYERDALRVTRFATLDNNSAYYQMINRTWGERLRQLFGEIPNPTWTDLADVPLRRREADNTVPRLVIGDLPAGPDAPAQTLAQDVEGAGNAPQH